Proteins encoded together in one Candidatus Poribacteria bacterium window:
- a CDS encoding Gfo/Idh/MocA family oxidoreductase, with protein sequence MDTLKIAHIGTGRRGAGTYLPLISKLTDDLELVAVCDPREESVTEQGEKYSVPAYTDTEQMLETVKPDICSIVITPSNNHIPGLLCSERGVSYCTETPIDTDLGWADKMITSAQENGTKLEVNENYYRVPSERIKREMILSGVFGKVNAAYNDFRGHGYHGIGLIRSYVGFDNEPVQVYGFRKGYNVQEHVWRQGQPSRDTEDWQHAVIEFADGAVGIFNFSSLSYGSPLRGFNGSKFYAERGMCFRNDAVILNETADAQRAVNISRRTNTVDGYETLAALVADTDPEVVWENPLQNYPLSDGEITVASELMSLVNAVRNDTEPEYGAYNGRKDREIDVAMSRSWANNGAPVTFPFEYEAR encoded by the coding sequence ATGGATACCCTTAAAATCGCGCACATCGGTACTGGCAGACGCGGTGCCGGAACCTACCTTCCCCTTATCTCAAAATTGACGGATGACCTCGAACTCGTCGCTGTGTGCGATCCACGCGAAGAGAGCGTCACTGAACAGGGCGAGAAATACAGTGTCCCCGCCTACACAGATACCGAGCAGATGTTGGAAACAGTGAAACCTGACATCTGCTCAATTGTGATTACACCGAGCAACAATCACATTCCAGGGCTTCTCTGCTCCGAGCGTGGGGTTAGTTATTGCACCGAAACGCCTATTGATACCGATCTCGGATGGGCAGACAAGATGATTACGTCCGCACAAGAGAACGGCACAAAATTGGAAGTCAACGAAAATTACTACCGCGTCCCTTCAGAACGGATAAAACGGGAGATGATTCTTTCGGGCGTTTTCGGGAAAGTCAACGCCGCCTATAACGACTTTCGAGGACACGGCTATCACGGCATCGGACTCATCCGTAGTTACGTCGGTTTTGACAATGAACCCGTTCAAGTCTATGGTTTCCGAAAAGGCTATAACGTTCAGGAACACGTCTGGCGGCAGGGACAACCTTCGCGCGATACTGAGGATTGGCAACATGCTGTGATTGAGTTCGCAGATGGTGCTGTTGGAATCTTCAATTTCAGCAGTCTCTCCTACGGTTCCCCACTGCGAGGCTTTAACGGGTCAAAGTTCTACGCAGAACGTGGGATGTGCTTCCGAAACGATGCCGTTATCTTAAACGAAACCGCCGATGCACAGCGTGCGGTTAACATCTCACGCAGAACGAATACTGTTGATGGCTATGAAACCTTAGCCGCCCTTGTGGCGGACACTGACCCTGAAGTGGTGTGGGAAAACCCGTTGCAAAATTATCCACTCAGCGATGGTGAAATCACTGTCGCATCAGAACTGATGAGTCTCGTAAACGCAGTTCGTAACGACACAGAACCTGAATACGGTGCTTATAACGGGCGCAAGGATCGGGAGATTGATGTCGCGATGTCACGCTCATGGGCAAACAACGGCGCGCCTGTCACTTTCCCATTTGAATACGAGGCACGCTGA